The following proteins are co-located in the Dyadobacter chenwenxiniae genome:
- a CDS encoding hydroxypyruvate isomerase family protein: protein MSTRRSVLKSLAAGTGVFSLSEVFAANEKALGAKLNGKINHSVCKWCYGKIPLDTFAQECKQMGITSIELLGPEDWPTLKKYGLTCALPNGAGMGIEKGFNDLALHDELVKSYEDLFPKLKEAGYTTVICFSGNRRGMSDIDGMRNCAIGLRRLMPSAEKYGITMIMELLNSKVNHKDYMCDHTSWGAGLCEMVGSEHFKLLYDIYHMSIMEGDVIATIKKYHKYIGHYHTGGVPGRNEIDEGQELYYPAIMKAIVETGFKGFVAQEFIPKREPLASLKQCVQICDIA from the coding sequence ATGTCCACAAGACGATCTGTATTAAAAAGTTTAGCGGCGGGCACCGGAGTGTTTTCGCTATCGGAAGTTTTTGCTGCCAATGAAAAAGCATTGGGTGCGAAGTTGAATGGAAAAATCAACCATTCGGTTTGCAAATGGTGTTATGGAAAAATTCCTTTGGACACTTTTGCACAGGAGTGCAAGCAGATGGGAATTACATCCATCGAACTCCTCGGTCCCGAAGACTGGCCGACACTAAAAAAATATGGACTGACTTGTGCCTTGCCGAATGGCGCCGGAATGGGAATTGAAAAGGGCTTCAATGATCTCGCGTTACATGACGAGCTTGTGAAAAGCTACGAGGACCTGTTCCCCAAATTAAAGGAAGCCGGTTACACAACCGTCATTTGCTTTTCGGGAAACAGGCGCGGGATGTCAGACATCGACGGCATGCGCAACTGCGCTATCGGACTAAGAAGATTGATGCCTTCCGCCGAAAAGTATGGAATTACAATGATCATGGAACTTCTCAACAGTAAAGTCAACCACAAGGATTACATGTGCGATCACACATCCTGGGGCGCTGGTTTGTGTGAAATGGTTGGTTCAGAGCACTTTAAGTTGCTTTATGACATTTACCACATGTCGATCATGGAAGGTGACGTGATTGCAACGATCAAAAAATATCATAAATACATCGGACATTATCACACTGGGGGAGTCCCCGGCCGAAATGAGATTGATGAAGGGCAGGAATTATATTATCCGGCCATCATGAAAGCGATTGTAGAAACAGGCTTCAAAGGTTTCGTCGCCCAGGAATTCATTCCAAAAAGAGAACCTCTGGCCTCGCTGAAACAGTGCGTTCAGATTTGTGACATCGCATAA
- a CDS encoding hydroxypyruvate isomerase family protein: MKRIERRSVLKNMAASVGLMTLPVTLAEAFAASEKALGPKLNGKISHSVCKWCYGKIPLETFAQDCKKIGLTSIELLGPAEWPVIKKYGLTCALPWGEGLTRNIEKGFNDPANHDELVKGFEDVIPKVQAAGYDKIICFSGNRRGMSDTDGMRNCAVGLKRLIPIAEKHNVTLVMELLNSKVNHRDYMCDRTEWGAALCEMVGSEKFKLLYDIYHMQIQEGDVIATIKKYHKYIAHYHTGGVPGRNEIDETQELYYPSIMKAIVETGYKGFVGQEFIPSRKDDMASLKQGVTICDIA, from the coding sequence ATGAAGCGTATCGAAAGACGTTCTGTCCTTAAAAATATGGCCGCTAGCGTGGGACTAATGACCTTGCCGGTTACATTAGCGGAAGCATTCGCCGCTTCCGAAAAGGCACTAGGCCCGAAATTGAATGGCAAAATCAGTCACTCTGTTTGTAAATGGTGTTATGGGAAAATCCCACTGGAAACCTTTGCACAGGATTGTAAAAAAATCGGGTTAACATCCATTGAACTTCTAGGGCCCGCTGAGTGGCCGGTTATAAAAAAATACGGTCTGACATGCGCCTTGCCGTGGGGCGAAGGTTTAACAAGGAATATCGAGAAAGGCTTCAATGATCCCGCCAACCACGACGAACTGGTGAAAGGTTTTGAAGATGTTATTCCAAAAGTGCAGGCTGCCGGTTATGACAAGATTATTTGTTTCTCGGGAAACAGGCGCGGAATGTCAGACACGGACGGGATGCGCAACTGTGCGGTAGGACTCAAAAGGCTTATCCCCATTGCGGAAAAGCACAATGTGACGTTGGTGATGGAATTGCTGAACAGCAAAGTAAATCACAGAGACTATATGTGTGACCGGACAGAGTGGGGGGCAGCCCTTTGCGAAATGGTCGGCTCTGAAAAGTTCAAGTTGCTTTATGACATTTACCACATGCAGATCCAGGAAGGCGACGTAATTGCGACGATCAAAAAATACCACAAGTACATTGCCCATTATCACACAGGCGGTGTCCCCGGAAGAAACGAAATTGACGAAACGCAGGAATTATATTATCCATCGATTATGAAAGCCATTGTCGAAACCGGTTACAAAGGCTTTGTGGGACAGGAGTTTATTCCAAGCCGAAAAGATGACATGGCTTCTCTTAAACAAGGCGTTACCATTTGTGACATTGCCTGA
- a CDS encoding c-type cytochrome, with protein MYTKKQWSKLPMTLAVLLAVGVFCGVMLSNRTAKHRPPGSKVDKIKLPEGFKAEHLYSPSEEKNGSWVSMTFDDKGRMITSDQYGGLFRLVLPPIGSTEKPTVETLKVEGDTAKVAMGYAHGLLYAFNSLYVMINNRESAKFPKGSGFYRLQDTDGNDQYDKVTLIKPLKGEGEHGPHSIVLSPDKKSLYVVAGNFTDLPKMDSYRLMPNWKNDNLFPFIKDPRGHAADRHAPGGWIAKTDPDGKSWELVSAGYRNSYDIAFNEAGDLFIYDSDMEWDFGTPWYRPTRVCHATSGGDYGWRTGSANTSPAFADFLSPIMNIGQGSPTNLIYLSDARFPAKYKNTLLAFDWSFGIVHGLHLKPNGSTYSADHEEFLSGAPLPLTDGAIGPDGALYFLTGGRRLESDLYRVYYGDYKNIPAGANTVKPVLTTEHKQRTDLEKFHAVKDPKAVETAWPYLKSPDRFLRFAARLAIEHQPVAEWESKVYAEKDPQTLIYASIALAREGDSTKVGGPILKGLTNIDYAKLNDLQKQALLRAVEVTLYRTGEPDAATKQAVIAYLNPKYPSPNALQNRFLSKILITLEAPKAVEKTLGLIAKNEKFDDKDNEMVTASADLILRNPQYGLDLAGLLEKMPPQQQSFYAIMLSSAKTGWTPALSEQYFKWFHKAFSYQGGRSYIGFIDKARQRALKNVPKDKVEYYNKLSGAELLTGSGNDLVKMYSPKGPGRSWKLEEAVALVQDSLANRDFDKGKMIFSAVLCNRCHVIQGEGNDVGPDLTQLGTRFSAKDMLESIIDPNKAISDQFGSVAYTMKNGESIVGRQINEDANFYYIAQNPFDSKTIRKLSKKEVASTKMSTVSVMLPGLINSLNPNELRDLVAYLMSGGNKNNPIYSESSAPKGGK; from the coding sequence ATGTACACTAAAAAACAATGGTCTAAACTTCCCATGACACTCGCCGTGCTGCTTGCAGTGGGCGTTTTCTGTGGAGTTATGCTCAGTAACCGAACCGCTAAACACCGGCCGCCCGGCTCAAAAGTTGACAAGATCAAGCTGCCGGAAGGTTTCAAGGCAGAACACTTATATAGCCCTTCCGAGGAGAAAAATGGTTCATGGGTTTCTATGACATTCGATGACAAAGGCAGGATGATCACCTCCGATCAGTATGGTGGTTTATTCCGCCTGGTTCTTCCTCCGATCGGTTCCACAGAAAAACCAACTGTTGAAACATTGAAAGTAGAAGGCGATACTGCAAAAGTGGCTATGGGTTATGCGCATGGCTTGCTATATGCATTCAACAGCCTGTATGTAATGATCAACAACCGCGAAAGCGCTAAATTTCCGAAAGGAAGTGGATTTTACAGGTTGCAGGACACGGACGGCAATGATCAGTATGACAAAGTCACATTGATCAAGCCTTTGAAAGGTGAAGGAGAGCATGGTCCGCACAGCATTGTTCTTTCTCCCGACAAAAAATCACTTTACGTTGTAGCCGGTAACTTCACCGATCTTCCGAAAATGGACAGCTATCGCCTGATGCCAAACTGGAAAAACGACAACCTTTTTCCATTCATCAAAGATCCCCGCGGCCACGCTGCCGACAGACATGCGCCAGGCGGCTGGATCGCTAAAACTGATCCGGACGGAAAATCCTGGGAGCTTGTAAGTGCAGGTTATCGTAACTCATACGACATTGCATTTAACGAAGCGGGTGATCTTTTCATTTATGACTCTGATATGGAATGGGATTTTGGTACGCCCTGGTATCGTCCAACCCGAGTTTGCCATGCGACTAGCGGTGGCGATTACGGATGGAGGACCGGATCGGCCAACACATCTCCCGCGTTCGCAGACTTCCTTTCACCAATCATGAACATTGGCCAGGGATCACCTACGAACCTGATTTACCTGAGCGACGCCAGATTCCCAGCGAAATACAAGAATACATTGCTGGCATTTGACTGGAGTTTTGGTATCGTACATGGATTACACCTGAAACCAAATGGTTCTACATACTCCGCGGACCACGAAGAATTTCTTTCGGGCGCACCACTGCCATTAACGGACGGAGCAATCGGTCCTGATGGCGCCCTATATTTTTTAACAGGCGGCCGTCGCCTGGAATCTGATCTCTATCGTGTGTATTATGGTGATTATAAGAACATTCCGGCAGGTGCGAATACGGTGAAACCCGTTTTGACAACCGAGCACAAACAACGGACTGATCTCGAAAAATTCCACGCAGTGAAGGATCCGAAAGCCGTGGAAACAGCCTGGCCATACCTTAAAAGCCCTGACCGTTTCTTACGCTTTGCCGCTCGCTTAGCAATTGAGCACCAACCTGTTGCAGAATGGGAAAGCAAGGTTTACGCTGAAAAAGATCCGCAAACATTGATTTACGCATCCATTGCATTGGCACGTGAGGGCGACTCAACGAAAGTAGGAGGGCCTATTCTGAAAGGCTTGACAAACATCGATTATGCCAAGCTAAATGATCTTCAAAAGCAAGCACTTTTGCGTGCTGTGGAAGTAACGCTTTACCGAACAGGAGAGCCGGATGCTGCAACTAAACAAGCAGTTATTGCTTATCTTAATCCAAAATATCCGTCACCAAATGCCTTGCAAAACCGTTTCCTAAGCAAAATTCTGATCACGCTCGAAGCACCGAAAGCCGTTGAAAAGACGCTTGGTCTGATTGCCAAGAACGAGAAATTTGATGATAAGGACAACGAAATGGTAACTGCTTCTGCGGACCTAATTTTAAGAAACCCGCAGTATGGTCTTGACCTGGCAGGACTTTTGGAAAAAATGCCGCCTCAGCAACAGTCATTCTACGCCATCATGCTGAGCAGCGCCAAAACAGGCTGGACGCCTGCGCTGAGCGAGCAATATTTCAAATGGTTCCACAAAGCATTCAGCTACCAGGGTGGCCGCAGCTACATTGGATTTATCGACAAAGCACGTCAGCGGGCATTGAAAAATGTACCCAAAGATAAGGTTGAATACTATAACAAACTTTCTGGTGCTGAGCTACTTACGGGCAGTGGAAATGACCTCGTAAAAATGTATTCGCCAAAAGGCCCGGGACGTAGCTGGAAACTGGAAGAAGCAGTTGCATTGGTTCAGGACAGCCTTGCTAACCGTGATTTTGACAAAGGAAAAATGATTTTCTCTGCGGTGCTTTGCAACCGTTGCCACGTGATTCAAGGCGAAGGAAATGATGTTGGCCCGGATCTGACGCAATTGGGAACACGTTTCTCTGCAAAAGATATGCTTGAATCCATCATCGATCCAAACAAAGCAATCTCTGACCAGTTTGGCTCTGTGGCTTACACAATGAAAAACGGAGAGTCTATTGTAGGCCGTCAAATCAATGAAGATGCCAATTTTTATTACATTGCGCAGAATCCGTTTGATTCGAAAACCATCCGGAAGTTGAGCAAAAAAGAAGTTGCTTCCACCAAAATGTCAACCGTTTCTGTGATGCTTCCAGGCTTGATCAACAGCTTAAATCCAAATGAATTGAGAGATCTTGTTGCTTATTTAATGTCCGGTGGCAACAAGAATAACCCAATTTATAGCGAGTCTTCGGCTCCGAAAGGCGGGAAATAG
- a CDS encoding RagB/SusD family nutrient uptake outer membrane protein yields the protein MKKRYIATWLLTFALAGCREEFLTVIPETALSYGIFFKTESDFQQAVNAAYVPFRQMFNERAWVLEEMHSDNTYYARNTLYGAVDPTENVADFAVPTAGGVTANDNVLVQYRLNYQIIARANQILALIDGVDFAEASKNNLKGQALFLRAFAYFDLVRLFGKVPLHLVPVVGREDAASPLAATEEIYAQIEKDAKEAGALLPNKAKQEAGRATSGAAKTVLANLYITQKKWALAEPILKDVITNDGYSLMPEYANAFSTTTANKNNAESVFEIQYMEGSAGYNGNQIYRFIPSPISATEIAPITGTSNPQATSQESNNIPTPDLIAAYEAGDKRKDASIGYVTLSGSLAENKVYPYIKKYAKTHSLHNNTGQNWPVYRYAEVLLFMAETLNEQGKPAEAAIYLNQVRTRAGLAATKATSQATMREAIFKERRVELAFENKRWFDLTRTGRVKEIIGAYGAKVKANPQAYYFPKGAVPPPNAFTVLDDYYGLPAVEAALTPHF from the coding sequence ATGAAAAAAAGATATATAGCGACCTGGCTCCTCACATTTGCATTAGCAGGATGCCGCGAAGAATTTTTAACGGTTATCCCCGAGACTGCATTGAGTTACGGAATTTTCTTTAAAACGGAATCAGATTTTCAGCAGGCTGTGAATGCGGCTTACGTTCCCTTCCGTCAGATGTTCAACGAACGCGCCTGGGTTTTGGAAGAAATGCACTCGGATAACACGTATTACGCAAGAAACACGCTGTATGGTGCGGTGGATCCAACAGAGAACGTTGCAGATTTCGCCGTTCCTACGGCGGGTGGCGTAACTGCAAATGATAACGTTTTGGTTCAATATCGCCTTAATTACCAAATCATTGCGAGAGCCAACCAGATTCTGGCATTGATTGATGGCGTAGACTTTGCAGAAGCATCTAAGAACAACCTGAAAGGACAGGCATTGTTCCTGAGAGCTTTCGCTTACTTTGATCTGGTTCGTTTGTTTGGTAAAGTGCCGCTTCACCTTGTTCCGGTAGTTGGACGTGAAGACGCTGCATCTCCACTGGCCGCCACAGAGGAAATCTACGCCCAGATTGAAAAGGATGCGAAAGAAGCAGGCGCACTGCTTCCTAACAAAGCAAAACAGGAAGCTGGCCGTGCTACATCAGGCGCTGCAAAAACCGTTCTGGCCAACCTTTATATTACCCAAAAGAAATGGGCGTTGGCAGAACCAATCCTGAAAGACGTCATTACAAACGACGGTTACAGCCTGATGCCTGAATACGCAAATGCGTTCTCGACAACGACCGCTAACAAAAACAATGCGGAATCTGTGTTTGAGATCCAGTATATGGAAGGTTCGGCAGGATACAACGGAAATCAGATTTACCGTTTCATTCCGTCCCCGATTTCTGCGACTGAAATTGCTCCGATTACCGGAACCTCCAATCCCCAGGCCACTTCTCAGGAGAGTAACAACATTCCAACGCCTGATTTGATTGCCGCTTATGAAGCGGGTGACAAGCGTAAGGATGCTTCTATCGGTTATGTCACATTGAGTGGAAGTCTTGCAGAGAATAAGGTTTATCCTTATATCAAAAAATATGCAAAAACGCACTCGTTGCACAACAACACGGGTCAAAACTGGCCGGTATACCGTTACGCCGAAGTGTTGCTTTTCATGGCAGAAACACTTAACGAGCAAGGAAAGCCAGCAGAAGCAGCCATTTATCTGAACCAGGTTCGCACACGTGCAGGTCTCGCAGCCACCAAGGCTACGTCTCAGGCAACCATGCGCGAAGCAATTTTCAAGGAAAGACGCGTTGAGCTTGCATTCGAAAACAAACGCTGGTTTGACTTAACAAGAACGGGACGTGTGAAGGAAATCATCGGCGCTTACGGAGCAAAAGTCAAAGCAAATCCACAAGCTTACTATTTCCCAAAAGGAGCCGTTCCTCCACCAAACGCCTTCACCGTCCTAGACGACTACTATGGCCTCCCAGCCGTAGAAGCAGCCTTGACGCCGCATTTCTAG